A genomic region of Halogeometricum rufum contains the following coding sequences:
- a CDS encoding PRC-barrel domain-containing protein — translation MDGTPEELTTLVGREVYSNNGVFVGEVDDIRLDLDRQSVTGLALGRLNDELFRNRIEPGKGVLIPYRWVRAVGDVILINDVIERLKQPDEEEESSLVA, via the coding sequence ATGGACGGGACTCCCGAAGAGTTGACGACGCTCGTCGGGCGCGAGGTCTACTCGAACAACGGTGTGTTCGTGGGGGAGGTCGACGACATTCGCCTCGACCTCGACCGGCAGTCGGTCACCGGACTCGCGCTCGGACGACTCAACGACGAACTGTTTCGCAATCGAATCGAACCGGGGAAAGGCGTCCTCATCCCCTACCGCTGGGTCCGCGCCGTCGGCGACGTCATCCTCATCAACGACGTGATCGAACGCCTGAAGCAACCCGACGAAGAAGAAGAGTCGTCGCTCGTCGCCTGA
- a CDS encoding Nramp family divalent metal transporter — protein sequence MSSDSSDDENRPPSPADGSSAPGAGDDGGGEGRERPSDHPARGDEVYASEVEGRQYRGTWFLPLRYEELKRAGETDDYPDRGDGGAFRLTDLPRVPRVGHIVGPSAIMLGASLGSGETLFWPVLTSQYGWTLFWAFVVGVLTQFVINTELQRWTLATGESVFRAFARIADHWPWLFLVGGLVSLGWPGWAASAARVGTAALGLTGSVTLLGASIAAWKLIAVGLMVVIWLSYQVSSVMYNAVEVFQIGLLFVSIVAAVLLVAVSGSWVELADLPAAASAVGSLPPEMEIAVFLGGLAFAGAGGYLNLSQSLWAREKGYGMGNYQGRVKNPFRGDDPEPIERDGFTFRPTTTNLKRWRGWWRVVQLEHLLTFVFGLFLVAPALMSVAIRYAPGTTADALQMWLGDVVPLLGPAGRILVFLVLFVALFTTEYAIVESFVRNSVDAIYEVYGREAGWDLETLFWRVLTGFCLWGIAIILLFTSPFEGREPFFFLVVGAAMSGVMMWPYTALVLVMNTTRLPEHLQPGWGRVGAMWWASGFYGYFSVLLVGETLVEFGLGSFQTVPLVVGSGAGGYVLWAVYFVVQSYAVARSAGAKRRAAGTVDDAELAAGWFP from the coding sequence ATGTCCTCCGATTCCTCCGACGACGAGAACCGCCCGCCTTCACCGGCGGACGGGTCGTCAGCGCCCGGTGCAGGCGACGACGGCGGGGGCGAGGGGCGGGAGCGACCGTCGGACCACCCGGCCCGCGGCGACGAGGTGTACGCCTCGGAGGTGGAGGGCAGGCAGTACCGGGGGACGTGGTTCCTCCCGTTGCGCTACGAGGAGTTGAAGCGGGCGGGCGAGACGGACGACTACCCCGACAGGGGCGACGGCGGCGCGTTCCGCCTGACGGACCTGCCGCGCGTCCCCCGCGTCGGCCACATCGTCGGCCCCTCGGCCATCATGCTCGGCGCGTCTCTCGGGAGCGGTGAGACGCTGTTTTGGCCCGTCCTGACCTCTCAGTACGGCTGGACGCTGTTCTGGGCGTTCGTCGTCGGCGTCCTCACCCAGTTCGTCATCAACACCGAACTCCAGCGGTGGACGCTCGCCACCGGCGAGAGCGTCTTTCGCGCCTTCGCGCGCATCGCAGACCACTGGCCGTGGCTGTTCCTCGTCGGCGGACTCGTCAGCCTCGGGTGGCCGGGGTGGGCCGCGAGTGCGGCGCGCGTCGGGACGGCGGCGCTCGGACTGACCGGGTCCGTCACGCTCCTCGGCGCGTCCATCGCGGCGTGGAAACTCATCGCCGTCGGACTGATGGTCGTCATCTGGCTCTCGTATCAGGTGTCGTCGGTGATGTACAACGCCGTCGAGGTGTTCCAGATAGGCCTGCTGTTCGTCTCCATCGTCGCCGCCGTCCTCCTCGTCGCCGTCTCGGGGTCGTGGGTCGAACTCGCGGACCTGCCGGCGGCGGCGTCGGCCGTCGGGAGCCTCCCGCCGGAGATGGAGATAGCCGTCTTCCTCGGCGGACTGGCGTTCGCCGGCGCGGGCGGCTACCTCAACCTCTCGCAGAGCCTCTGGGCGCGCGAGAAGGGGTACGGCATGGGGAACTACCAGGGGCGCGTGAAGAACCCGTTCCGCGGCGACGACCCCGAACCCATCGAACGCGACGGCTTCACCTTCCGGCCGACGACGACGAACCTCAAGCGCTGGCGCGGATGGTGGCGCGTCGTCCAACTCGAACACCTGCTCACCTTCGTCTTCGGCCTGTTCCTGGTCGCGCCGGCGCTGATGAGCGTCGCAATCCGCTACGCCCCCGGCACCACCGCCGACGCCCTCCAGATGTGGCTGGGCGACGTGGTCCCCCTCCTCGGCCCCGCCGGGCGGATACTCGTCTTCCTCGTCCTGTTCGTCGCCCTCTTCACCACCGAGTACGCCATCGTCGAGTCGTTCGTCCGGAACAGCGTCGACGCCATCTACGAGGTGTACGGCCGTGAGGCCGGCTGGGACCTGGAGACGCTGTTCTGGCGCGTCCTGACCGGTTTCTGCCTCTGGGGCATCGCCATCATCCTCCTGTTCACGTCGCCGTTCGAGGGGCGCGAACCGTTCTTCTTCCTCGTCGTCGGCGCGGCGATGTCGGGCGTGATGATGTGGCCCTACACGGCGCTGGTCCTCGTGATGAACACGACGCGCCTCCCCGAACACCTCCAGCCCGGATGGGGGCGGGTGGGGGCGATGTGGTGGGCGTCGGGGTTCTACGGCTACTTCAGCGTCCTCCTCGTCGGCGAGACGCTGGTCGAGTTCGGGCTGGGGTCGTTCCAGACGGTGCCCCTCGTCGTCGGCAGCGGTGCCGGCGGCTACGTCCTCTGGGCCGTCTACTTCGTCGTCCAGTCGTACGCCGTCGCCCGGTCGGCGGGCGCGAAACGCCGCGCGGCCGGCACCGTCGACGACGCCGAGTTGGCGGCGGGCTGGTTCCCCTGA
- a CDS encoding DMT family transporter, whose translation MSLRIRSDTSNWNALLFLALAAFWGTSFVAIEAGLEHFPPVLFAGIRYAIAGVLILGYAVVTTDRWYPRDRPEWLSVGVVGVFIIAAYHALLYLGEMHVSGAVAAVVVSLAPVLTAVAAASILGQSLDNVAAGGFLLGVVGVVVVADPNPANLLSTNLLGIVLVLLSAASFAVGAVLTEPLRTTLPAESMQAWAMLVGAAVLFAGSLARGESPAAIEWTTTAVVSLTYLTLVSGVVGFLIYFALHERVGATEINLVGYLEPVVAAVAGWALLGHLVSTTTLVGFLAIFAGFALVKRDTIRARVLGETSAPATGHGYDAD comes from the coding sequence ATGTCGCTCCGAATTCGCTCCGATACGTCCAACTGGAACGCCCTCCTGTTCCTCGCGCTCGCCGCGTTCTGGGGAACGTCGTTCGTCGCCATCGAGGCCGGACTCGAACACTTCCCGCCCGTCCTGTTCGCGGGCATCCGCTACGCCATCGCCGGCGTCCTCATCCTCGGGTACGCCGTCGTCACCACCGACCGCTGGTACCCCAGAGACAGACCCGAGTGGCTGAGCGTCGGCGTCGTCGGCGTGTTCATCATCGCCGCCTACCACGCGCTGTTGTACCTCGGCGAGATGCACGTCTCCGGCGCCGTCGCCGCCGTCGTCGTCAGTCTCGCCCCGGTGCTGACCGCCGTCGCCGCCGCCTCGATTCTCGGCCAGTCGCTCGACAACGTCGCCGCCGGCGGCTTCCTCCTGGGCGTCGTCGGCGTCGTCGTCGTCGCCGACCCGAACCCCGCGAACCTCCTCTCGACGAACCTCCTCGGCATCGTCCTCGTCCTCCTCAGCGCGGCGAGTTTCGCCGTCGGGGCCGTCCTCACGGAACCGCTCCGGACGACGCTTCCCGCCGAGTCGATGCAGGCGTGGGCGATGCTCGTCGGCGCTGCCGTCCTCTTCGCGGGGTCGCTCGCCCGCGGCGAGTCCCCCGCCGCCATCGAGTGGACGACGACGGCCGTCGTCTCGCTCACCTACCTGACGCTCGTCTCCGGCGTCGTCGGCTTCCTCATCTACTTCGCCCTGCACGAACGCGTCGGCGCGACGGAGATAAACCTCGTCGGCTACCTCGAACCCGTCGTCGCCGCCGTCGCCGGGTGGGCGCTCCTCGGCCACCTCGTGAGCACGACGACGCTCGTCGGCTTCCTCGCCATCTTCGCCGGGTTCGCCCTCGTCAAGCGCGACACGATTCGCGCCCGCGTCCTCGGCGAGACGTCCGCGCCGGCGACGGGCCACGGCTACGACGCCGACTGA
- a CDS encoding Lrp/AsnC family transcriptional regulator: MDERDIRLLKAISDLETGSPERLHEETGIPVSTIHYRLNNLREAGVIKNDLYDIDLEKVGLGVTVIVELLTDYSGPHQNFEEKILDVEGVTQAYFTMGETDFVVVAHLSGREMVERLITDFETIDEVERTNSTFVVSSLRDSARVLQNYELETLLDELLDE; encoded by the coding sequence ATGGACGAACGAGACATCCGCCTTCTGAAGGCCATATCCGACCTCGAGACGGGCAGCCCCGAACGACTGCACGAGGAGACGGGAATCCCCGTCTCGACCATCCACTATCGGTTGAACAACCTCCGCGAGGCGGGCGTCATCAAGAACGACCTGTACGACATCGACCTGGAGAAGGTCGGACTCGGCGTCACCGTCATCGTGGAGTTGCTCACCGACTACAGCGGACCCCACCAGAACTTCGAGGAGAAGATTCTCGACGTGGAGGGCGTCACGCAGGCGTACTTCACGATGGGCGAGACGGACTTCGTCGTCGTCGCCCACCTCTCGGGGCGGGAGATGGTCGAACGACTCATCACGGACTTCGAGACGATAGACGAGGTGGAGCGGACGAACTCGACGTTCGTCGTCTCCTCGCTTCGGGACAGCGCACGCGTCCTCCAGAACTACGAGTTGGAGACGCTCCTGGACGAACTCCTCGACGAGTGA
- a CDS encoding DHH family phosphoesterase, with product MSAGVTISSMSTYAILGCGSVGHAVAEELTEEGKDVLILDKDESRVEALRDQDLNAQTTDISDPEVAEAVADRDVVLILASDVEANKAAVSAIRDRNTDQFVVVRASDPVSEDELAELGADVVINPSEVIADSALRSLESGELEYKARQLADLLESTEGKLAILTHDNPDPDSIASAAALQAIAAEYDVASDILYDGEMGHQENRAFVNLLGIDLTPLSEAPDLSEYGAVALVDHMKSGEPDIGTEVDIFIDHFEPDEGIDPMFIDVRPNVSSTSTILTKYIQEFNISPSEAVATALLYGIRAETLDFKRETTPADLTAAAYLYPFADHDTLEQVESPSMSPETLDVLAEAIQNRDVQGSHLVSNAGFIRDRDALGQAAQHLLNLEGVTTTAVFGIVDNNIYLSARSKDIRMNIGNVLQDAFEGIGEAGGHSTQGDVEIPLGIFTGIETSDDNRDTLLQLTEEAVRRKLFEAMGVESTESGNGG from the coding sequence ATGAGCGCTGGGGTCACGATATCCTCGATGTCCACCTACGCGATTCTCGGTTGCGGGAGCGTGGGCCACGCGGTGGCCGAGGAACTCACAGAGGAGGGGAAAGACGTCCTCATCCTCGACAAAGACGAGAGCCGGGTCGAAGCCCTCCGCGACCAGGACCTGAACGCGCAGACGACGGACATCTCGGACCCCGAAGTCGCCGAGGCCGTCGCCGATCGGGACGTGGTCCTCATCCTCGCCTCGGACGTCGAGGCGAACAAGGCGGCCGTCTCGGCCATCCGCGACCGCAACACCGACCAGTTCGTGGTCGTGCGCGCCTCCGACCCCGTCTCCGAGGACGAACTCGCCGAACTCGGCGCGGACGTGGTCATCAACCCCTCGGAGGTCATCGCCGACTCCGCGCTTCGCTCGCTGGAGTCCGGCGAGTTGGAGTACAAGGCGCGCCAACTGGCCGACCTCCTGGAGTCGACGGAAGGGAAGCTGGCCATCCTGACGCACGACAACCCGGACCCCGACTCCATCGCGAGTGCGGCCGCCCTGCAGGCCATCGCCGCCGAGTACGACGTGGCGTCCGACATCCTCTACGACGGCGAGATGGGTCACCAGGAGAACCGCGCGTTCGTGAACCTCCTCGGTATCGACCTCACGCCCCTGTCCGAAGCGCCCGACCTCTCGGAGTACGGCGCGGTGGCCCTCGTAGACCACATGAAGTCGGGGGAACCCGACATCGGCACCGAGGTGGACATCTTCATCGACCACTTCGAACCGGACGAGGGTATCGACCCGATGTTCATCGACGTGCGGCCGAACGTCTCCTCGACGTCGACCATCCTCACGAAGTACATCCAGGAGTTCAACATCAGTCCCAGCGAAGCCGTCGCGACGGCGTTGCTGTACGGCATCCGCGCGGAGACGCTGGACTTCAAGCGCGAGACGACGCCGGCGGACCTGACCGCCGCGGCGTACCTCTACCCGTTCGCCGACCACGACACCCTCGAACAGGTGGAGTCGCCGTCGATGTCGCCGGAGACGCTGGACGTCCTCGCCGAGGCCATCCAGAACCGCGACGTGCAGGGGAGCCACCTCGTCTCGAACGCCGGATTCATCCGCGACAGGGACGCCCTCGGACAGGCGGCCCAGCACCTCCTCAACCTCGAAGGCGTGACGACGACGGCCGTGTTCGGCATCGTCGACAACAACATCTACCTCTCGGCTCGGTCGAAGGACATCCGCATGAACATCGGCAACGTCCTGCAGGACGCGTTCGAGGGCATCGGCGAGGCGGGCGGCCACTCGACGCAGGGCGACGTGGAGATTCCGCTCGGCATCTTCACCGGCATCGAGACGTCCGACGACAACCGCGACACCCTCCTGCAACTCACCGAGGAAGCCGTGCGCCGAAAACTGTTCGAGGCGATGGGCGTCGAGAGCACGGAGAGCGGAAACGGCGGCTGA
- a CDS encoding helix-turn-helix domain-containing protein: MDEEARARPRNEHGQYVDRIPLDRVLAVFEAREDRARPLTASDVMEALDCSRRTAHNKLNELEACGDLATRKVGARSRVWWVPMTGAASESSTTASETAEEDAVAVSEDPDSVPDRRPAVSNAIADANLPGSGPMLDARREALSAAYEYLADHPEAKKADFLRDVYHDYPAGFESAEGWWNAIQPALKQLPGVDPPEERGHIWHFLGG, encoded by the coding sequence ATGGACGAGGAGGCTCGCGCGCGCCCCCGGAACGAGCACGGTCAGTACGTGGACCGCATTCCGCTGGACCGCGTGCTCGCCGTCTTCGAAGCGCGCGAGGACCGCGCGCGACCGCTCACCGCCTCGGACGTGATGGAGGCGCTGGACTGTTCGCGTCGGACGGCGCACAACAAACTGAACGAACTCGAAGCGTGCGGTGACCTCGCCACCCGGAAGGTCGGGGCGCGGTCCCGCGTCTGGTGGGTTCCGATGACGGGGGCGGCGTCGGAGTCGTCGACGACGGCGTCCGAGACGGCCGAGGAGGACGCCGTAGCGGTGTCGGAGGACCCCGATTCGGTCCCCGACCGTCGCCCCGCCGTCTCGAACGCCATCGCGGACGCAAACCTGCCGGGGAGTGGACCGATGCTCGACGCCCGCCGCGAGGCGTTGTCCGCGGCGTACGAGTACCTCGCCGACCACCCGGAGGCGAAGAAGGCCGACTTCCTACGCGACGTCTACCACGACTACCCCGCGGGGTTCGAGTCGGCGGAGGGGTGGTGGAACGCCATCCAACCCGCGCTGAAGCAACTGCCCGGAGTCGACCCGCCGGAGGAACGGGGGCACATCTGGCACTTCCTCGGGGGCTGA
- a CDS encoding MFS transporter, protein MNRDRLQFYALYLTRFAGGFGFITLVTLLPDYIETLDPTGVSVFGLFTLGAGFVIGMYTTGFTLAQTVAVVPLAWAGDRFDKGKILVAVLALGTLSYALFPLVDSSLAFVGARALQGVAVTGAGLMSLALVGELSDVGTRANNIGKANAARFAASILGSLSAGALYDAAGFTPVFAVIVVLMTVATVTLWVLLEPDHTRIAGFPFSDLALNRRILTIASFRTQYAVAVTLVRTWVPIYAGLSAAGGGLAYTSLAVSLTVVAEKFTNMLFQPKTGGLSDEYGRALFVFVGGGAYGLVALAVPFSPAIGAAFGLPETYPVLGPLSAAFLPLVGLSGLLGVADSFREPASMALFADEGTDDGGVASSFGIRELLWRPGSVVAPLLGGWLMTEVGMSWVFYVGGASAITGVFSFLAILTYDFGPSALTEW, encoded by the coding sequence GTGAACCGGGACAGGCTCCAGTTCTACGCGCTCTACCTCACGCGCTTCGCCGGCGGCTTCGGCTTCATCACGCTCGTGACGCTCCTCCCCGACTACATCGAGACGCTCGACCCCACGGGCGTCTCGGTGTTCGGGCTCTTCACGCTCGGTGCCGGGTTCGTCATCGGGATGTACACCACGGGCTTCACGCTCGCGCAGACAGTCGCCGTCGTCCCCCTCGCGTGGGCCGGCGACCGGTTCGACAAGGGGAAGATTCTCGTCGCCGTCCTCGCCCTCGGCACGCTCTCGTACGCGCTGTTTCCGCTGGTCGACTCCAGCCTCGCCTTCGTCGGCGCGCGCGCCCTCCAGGGCGTCGCCGTCACCGGCGCGGGCCTGATGTCGCTGGCGCTGGTCGGCGAACTGTCCGACGTGGGGACGCGAGCGAACAACATCGGCAAGGCGAACGCGGCCCGGTTCGCCGCCTCCATCCTCGGCAGTCTCTCGGCGGGTGCGCTGTACGACGCCGCCGGCTTCACGCCCGTCTTCGCCGTCATCGTCGTCCTCATGACCGTCGCCACCGTCACGCTGTGGGTCCTCCTCGAACCGGACCACACGCGCATCGCCGGCTTCCCGTTCTCGGACCTCGCGCTGAACCGCCGCATCCTCACCATCGCCAGTTTCCGCACCCAGTACGCCGTCGCCGTGACGCTGGTCCGCACGTGGGTGCCCATCTACGCGGGCCTCTCCGCTGCCGGCGGCGGTCTGGCCTACACGAGTCTGGCCGTCTCGCTCACCGTCGTCGCCGAGAAGTTCACCAACATGCTGTTCCAACCGAAGACGGGCGGACTCTCCGACGAGTACGGCCGCGCGCTGTTCGTCTTCGTCGGCGGCGGCGCGTACGGGCTCGTCGCCCTCGCGGTGCCGTTCTCGCCCGCCATCGGGGCCGCATTCGGCCTCCCCGAGACGTACCCCGTCCTCGGCCCGCTCTCGGCCGCGTTCCTCCCGCTCGTCGGCCTCTCGGGACTGCTCGGCGTCGCCGACAGTTTCCGCGAACCGGCGAGCATGGCGCTGTTCGCGGACGAGGGCACCGACGACGGCGGCGTCGCCTCCTCGTTCGGCATCCGCGAACTCCTCTGGCGGCCGGGGAGCGTCGTCGCGCCCCTCCTCGGCGGGTGGCTGATGACCGAGGTGGGGATGTCGTGGGTGTTCTACGTCGGCGGCGCGTCGGCCATCACGGGCGTGTTCTCCTTCCTCGCCATCCTCACGTACGACTTCGGTCCGAGCGCACTCACCGAGTGGTGA
- a CDS encoding L-lactate permease, translated as MASTMEILVSLLPLLTIAVLMVGFYWPATRAMPVAWLVAIAAGVVGWGMNGTWIAAATINGFITAANILYIVFGAILLLYTLKQTGAFDAINAGFASVSEDRRVQVVLLVFLMGSFIEGAAGFGTPAAIVGPLLVGLGFPPLAAVVIALTGNLMAITFGAVGTPLIIGMIDIFESVDTITADVVANGPYASIAAWVADIAVWAAGYHVIVGIGLPFIGVAMMTRFFGEERSIKPALEVLPLTLFAWAAFSVPYFLTAWFLGPEFPGLLGAMVGLVVVVGALQAGFFHPDEEWDFGPEAAWPDHWVGDIEPGETTSDDGAIAADGGAVQSSVPTASMPLWKAWTPYVLVAALLVVTRAFDPVNAFVTMDVFTITWSGLPFTGDSILGTGLTNDFALLYLPGAVFVAVHLLTIPLHGMDGADIKAAWTETIEKVAPAVVALLFAVATVQIMLQSGAATGTDSMLIVLSEGMANVAGGVYPFFAAYVGAFGAFLAGSNTVSDILFGTFQYGVAEQIGTPRTIMLGAQAVGGAIGNLIAVHNVVAALAVVGLVGEEGRVIRLELIPLVYYGTATGLLALLFSYVLFPGVF; from the coding sequence ATGGCTAGCACGATGGAGATCCTCGTCTCGTTGCTCCCGCTTCTGACGATAGCCGTCCTCATGGTCGGCTTCTACTGGCCTGCGACGCGGGCCATGCCGGTGGCGTGGCTGGTCGCCATCGCCGCGGGCGTCGTCGGGTGGGGCATGAACGGGACCTGGATCGCCGCCGCGACGATAAACGGCTTCATCACCGCGGCGAACATCCTCTACATCGTCTTCGGGGCGATACTCCTCCTGTACACGCTCAAGCAGACGGGCGCGTTCGACGCCATCAACGCCGGCTTCGCCTCGGTGAGCGAGGACCGCCGGGTGCAGGTGGTCCTGCTCGTCTTCCTGATGGGGTCGTTCATCGAGGGCGCGGCCGGCTTCGGGACGCCCGCGGCCATCGTCGGTCCGCTGCTCGTCGGCCTGGGCTTCCCGCCCCTCGCAGCAGTGGTCATCGCCCTGACGGGCAACCTGATGGCCATCACGTTCGGCGCCGTCGGGACGCCGCTCATCATCGGGATGATAGACATCTTCGAGAGCGTCGACACCATCACCGCCGACGTCGTCGCCAACGGTCCCTACGCCAGCATCGCCGCGTGGGTGGCGGACATCGCGGTGTGGGCCGCGGGGTACCACGTCATCGTCGGCATCGGCCTGCCGTTCATCGGCGTGGCGATGATGACGCGGTTCTTCGGCGAGGAGCGGTCCATCAAGCCCGCTCTCGAAGTCCTGCCGCTCACGCTGTTCGCGTGGGCCGCGTTCTCGGTGCCGTACTTCCTGACCGCCTGGTTCCTCGGACCCGAGTTCCCCGGCCTCCTCGGGGCGATGGTCGGGCTGGTCGTGGTGGTCGGCGCGCTACAGGCGGGCTTCTTCCACCCCGACGAGGAGTGGGACTTCGGCCCGGAGGCGGCGTGGCCGGACCACTGGGTCGGCGACATCGAACCCGGCGAGACCACGTCCGACGACGGGGCCATCGCCGCCGACGGCGGGGCGGTGCAGTCGAGCGTCCCCACCGCGTCGATGCCGCTGTGGAAGGCGTGGACGCCGTACGTGCTCGTCGCGGCGTTGCTCGTCGTGACGCGCGCCTTCGACCCCGTGAACGCGTTCGTCACGATGGACGTGTTCACCATCACCTGGTCGGGGCTCCCCTTCACCGGGGACAGCATCCTCGGGACGGGACTCACGAACGACTTCGCCCTGCTGTACCTGCCGGGCGCGGTGTTCGTCGCCGTCCACCTGCTGACGATTCCGCTCCACGGCATGGACGGCGCCGACATCAAGGCGGCGTGGACGGAGACGATAGAGAAAGTCGCGCCGGCCGTCGTCGCGTTGCTGTTCGCCGTCGCGACGGTGCAGATAATGCTCCAGTCGGGGGCCGCGACGGGCACCGACAGCATGCTCATCGTCCTCTCGGAGGGGATGGCGAACGTCGCGGGCGGGGTCTATCCGTTCTTCGCGGCCTACGTCGGCGCGTTCGGCGCGTTCCTCGCGGGGTCGAACACGGTGTCTGACATCCTGTTCGGCACGTTCCAGTACGGCGTCGCCGAACAGATCGGCACGCCGCGAACGATAATGCTCGGGGCGCAGGCCGTCGGCGGCGCCATCGGCAACCTCATCGCCGTCCACAACGTCGTGGCCGCCCTCGCGGTCGTCGGCCTCGTCGGCGAGGAGGGGCGGGTCATCCGCCTCGAACTCATCCCGCTGGTCTACTACGGGACGGCGACGGGCCTCCTGGCACTCCTGTTCAGTTACGTGCTGTTCCCGGGGGTGTTCTGA